A region from the Campylobacter subantarcticus LMG 24377 genome encodes:
- a CDS encoding pyruvate carboxylase subunit B — translation MAKKLIDVMDTTFRDGFQSVYGARVLMNDFFPALEAAKEAGITHFEFGGGARFQSLFFYLNENAFEMMDKFRAIVGKDANLQTLARGVNTVALDTGSKEIIDLHAKMFAKHGTTTIRNFDALNDVNNLKFSGECIVKHGLKHEITITLMDLPPKCKGAHDVPFYEKILKEILQAQIPFDSICFKDASGTSNPNKIYEVIKMARKNLPENTHIRLHTHETAGVSVACYLAALEAGADGIDLAAAPVSGGTSQPDILTMLHALKGSNFDLGLDEEKILKYEDVLKDCLKDYFLPPEATAVNPLIPFSPMPGGALTANTQMMRDNNILDKFPQVIKAMQEVVEKGGYGTSVTPVSQFYFQQAFNNVIFGPWKKIAEGYGKMVLGYFGKTPVAPDAEVIKLASEQLKLEPTTKLATDIADADESKSIAYIKNILEKENLETSEENIFIVAACKEKGIAFLKGEAKVNARKNSKLKPSVINENQFTVSVNGNKYHVEVSPGFDRDVNVKSAVKVNTDKTEVKKTQVNDNANAIVASMNANVFKILAKENDTVKAGQVVAVLEAMKMEIEITAGKDGEIAEILVNAGESVSEGQALMTYK, via the coding sequence ATGGCTAAAAAATTAATCGATGTGATGGATACCACTTTTAGAGATGGTTTTCAATCTGTTTACGGCGCTAGAGTTTTAATGAATGACTTTTTTCCTGCTTTAGAAGCGGCCAAAGAAGCAGGAATTACGCATTTTGAATTTGGTGGTGGAGCTAGATTTCAGAGTTTATTTTTCTATTTAAATGAAAATGCTTTTGAAATGATGGATAAATTTAGAGCCATTGTTGGAAAAGATGCAAATTTACAAACTCTTGCAAGAGGTGTAAATACCGTAGCACTAGATACAGGCAGTAAGGAAATTATTGACTTGCATGCAAAGATGTTTGCAAAACATGGCACAACTACTATAAGAAATTTTGACGCATTAAATGATGTAAATAATCTAAAATTTAGCGGAGAATGTATAGTTAAACATGGTTTAAAGCATGAAATTACTATCACATTGATGGATCTTCCTCCTAAATGTAAAGGTGCACATGATGTGCCTTTTTATGAGAAAATCTTAAAAGAAATTTTACAAGCTCAAATTCCTTTTGATAGTATATGTTTTAAAGATGCAAGTGGTACCTCTAATCCAAATAAAATTTATGAAGTTATAAAAATGGCTAGAAAAAACTTGCCTGAAAATACACACATAAGATTACATACTCACGAAACAGCAGGGGTAAGCGTGGCATGTTATTTAGCAGCCTTAGAAGCAGGTGCTGATGGGATAGATTTAGCAGCTGCACCAGTGAGTGGTGGTACTTCTCAGCCAGATATCTTAACCATGCTGCATGCATTAAAAGGTAGTAATTTTGATCTTGGTTTAGATGAGGAGAAAATTTTAAAATATGAAGATGTGTTAAAAGATTGCTTGAAAGATTATTTTTTACCACCAGAAGCAACAGCAGTTAATCCTTTAATACCTTTTTCTCCTATGCCAGGTGGAGCATTAACTGCCAATACTCAAATGATGAGAGATAATAATATCTTAGATAAATTCCCGCAAGTGATCAAGGCAATGCAAGAAGTAGTGGAAAAAGGTGGATACGGTACTTCGGTTACTCCTGTGTCGCAGTTTTATTTTCAGCAAGCTTTTAATAATGTTATATTTGGTCCTTGGAAGAAAATCGCAGAAGGATATGGAAAAATGGTTTTGGGTTATTTTGGTAAAACTCCTGTTGCTCCAGATGCTGAAGTGATTAAACTTGCAAGCGAGCAGTTAAAATTAGAGCCTACAACAAAATTGGCTACAGATATCGCTGATGCTGATGAGAGTAAAAGCATAGCATATATTAAAAATATTTTAGAAAAAGAAAATTTAGAAACAAGCGAGGAAAATATTTTTATTGTTGCAGCTTGCAAAGAAAAGGGGATTGCTTTCTTAAAAGGTGAGGCGAAAGTAAATGCTAGAAAAAATAGCAAACTAAAACCAAGTGTTATTAATGAAAATCAATTCACTGTTTCTGTTAATGGCAACAAATATCACGTTGAGGTAAGTCCAGGTTTTGATAGAGATGTAAATGTTAAAAGTGCTGTAAAAGTAAATACAGATAAGACAGAAGTGAAAAAAACACAAGTAAATGACAATGCTAATGCGATCGTTGCGAGTATGAATGCAAATGTTTTTAAAATACTAGCAAAAGAAAATGATACTGTTAAAGCTGGTCAAGTAGTAGCAGTCCTTGAAGCAATGAAGATGGAAATTGAAATCACTGCAGGAAAAGATGGGGAGATCGCAGAAATTTTAGTAAATGCAGGTGAAAGTGTGAGCGAAGGTCAAGCTTTGATGACTTATAAATAA
- a CDS encoding sodium-dependent transporter — translation MNDKFSKIGFILAVAGGAIGLGNAWKFPTLVGQNGGFAFVLLYLLLTISVGFCVFLAEIAMGRLSQSDPVNAYKSLATKCAHKWKFAGFFMLGGIFVLSFYLVIMGWVLKYMVTSVYYLPSNTQEAGALFGNLIQSSILESSVYFLIAFFLTLFVVSRGVKSGIEKLNIWIMPSLFIMLILMLVYCFFQDGFKEAFVYLFYPDFSKLSLNSVLTALGLAFFTLCLGIGCITTYAASLKDDTNLITSSMVIVLLNILIGLMMGLIVFTFIFKFNANPAEGAGLVFISLTTLFSNLDSVLGHFLAFYFFLALFFAGITSAVSMIEPFTFYLVNEYQISRKKALIFIGLVVFVLGMSCILSFSASYGASFSFFGLNFFDILDKLTSNFMLPLGVIASAIFVGFFMDKEKIYHLFSKFMSRRVFEVWYFLLRFIAPLSIIIIMLNQIL, via the coding sequence ATGAATGATAAATTTTCTAAAATCGGCTTTATTTTAGCCGTAGCAGGTGGAGCTATAGGACTTGGAAATGCTTGGAAATTTCCAACCCTAGTAGGGCAAAATGGTGGTTTTGCTTTTGTACTTTTGTATTTGCTTTTAACAATTAGCGTCGGATTTTGCGTGTTTTTGGCTGAAATTGCCATGGGAAGATTAAGTCAAAGTGATCCTGTAAATGCCTATAAAAGCCTAGCAACCAAATGCGCTCATAAGTGGAAATTCGCGGGATTTTTTATGCTCGGTGGAATTTTTGTGCTTTCGTTTTATTTAGTGATCATGGGTTGGGTTTTAAAGTATATGGTCACTTCAGTTTATTATTTACCTAGTAATACTCAAGAAGCGGGTGCTTTGTTTGGTAATTTGATACAAAGTAGCATCTTAGAAAGTAGTGTGTATTTTCTTATTGCGTTTTTTCTTACTTTATTTGTGGTTTCAAGAGGGGTAAAAAGTGGCATAGAAAAATTAAATATTTGGATTATGCCAAGTTTATTTATCATGCTTATTTTGATGCTAGTGTATTGTTTTTTTCAAGATGGTTTTAAAGAAGCATTTGTGTATTTGTTTTATCCTGATTTTAGTAAATTAAGTTTAAATTCAGTATTGACAGCATTAGGACTTGCATTTTTTACCTTGTGTTTGGGCATAGGTTGCATTACAACTTATGCGGCGTCATTAAAAGATGATACTAATTTGATCACAAGTTCAATGGTGATTGTGCTTTTAAATATTCTCATTGGCTTGATGATGGGGCTTATTGTGTTTACTTTTATATTTAAATTTAATGCCAATCCAGCAGAAGGTGCGGGCTTAGTTTTTATTTCTCTAACAACACTGTTTTCCAATTTAGATAGTGTTTTGGGACATTTTTTAGCTTTTTATTTTTTCTTGGCATTATTTTTTGCAGGAATTACCTCGGCTGTTTCCATGATAGAACCTTTTACTTTTTATCTTGTAAATGAGTATCAAATTTCAAGAAAGAAAGCCTTGATTTTTATAGGTTTGGTGGTTTTTGTTTTAGGAATGAGTTGTATTTTATCTTTTAGTGCAAGCTATGGAGCTAGTTTTAGCTTTTTTGGATTGAACTTTTTTGATATTTTAGATAAGTTAACATCTAATTTTATGCTACCTTTGGGCGTGATTGCGAGTGCTATCTTTGTTGGCTTTTTTATGGATAAAGAAAAAATATATCACTTATTTTCTAAATTTATGAGTCGAAGGGTTTTTGAAGTGTGGTATTTCTTGTTAAGATTTATTGCTCCTTTATCAATTATTATCATTATGTTAAACCAAATTTTATAA
- a CDS encoding sodium-dependent transporter, whose amino-acid sequence MNEKFSKIGFVLAVAGSAVGLGNAWKFPTLVGNNGGSAFVVVYLLLTLGVAFVIFLAELSIGKLSEKDPVNAYYTLAPKHKKAWSYAGFFMLGAIILVSFYSVVIGWIAKYAYFGFFPLPKSIEESGAIFGNLLSNDVLSQFVCFTFVFIVIFYVVSKGVKSGIEKLNVWMMPSLFILLILMLGYSFSMDGFSKASEFLFVPDFSKLSVNSILDALGLAFFSMSLGVCVILTYAASLPDKTNFISSALNIIIINTIIGLMMGLIVFTFIFEFGADPTQQGPGLIFVSLTTLFAKLGFLGNILAIAFFIALFFAGITSAISMIEPFTFYLINRYQISRKKALIFVGMIVYFLGSLSILSFYHVSAPSLNFFGKSFFDILDFFIQNLLMPISALITAFFVGFVIKKEALQKLFQPFMRGVCFEVWYIFLRYISPLAVILIMARQLLF is encoded by the coding sequence ATGAATGAAAAATTTTCTAAAATAGGTTTTGTATTAGCAGTGGCAGGTTCAGCTGTTGGGCTTGGAAATGCTTGGAAATTTCCAACTTTAGTGGGTAATAATGGTGGATCAGCTTTTGTGGTGGTGTATTTGCTTTTAACTTTAGGTGTGGCTTTTGTGATATTTTTAGCCGAACTTAGTATAGGAAAACTTAGCGAAAAAGATCCTGTAAATGCTTATTATACTTTAGCGCCAAAGCATAAAAAAGCATGGTCTTATGCGGGATTTTTTATGCTTGGTGCTATTATTCTAGTGTCTTTTTATAGTGTGGTGATAGGTTGGATAGCAAAATATGCTTATTTTGGATTTTTTCCTTTACCAAAAAGCATAGAAGAAAGTGGCGCTATTTTTGGAAATTTACTTTCCAATGATGTTTTATCTCAATTTGTATGTTTTACTTTTGTATTTATAGTGATTTTTTATGTAGTATCAAAAGGTGTTAAAAGTGGTATAGAAAAACTTAATGTTTGGATGATGCCAAGTTTATTTATACTACTTATTTTAATGCTTGGGTATTCTTTTAGCATGGATGGTTTTTCTAAGGCAAGTGAGTTTTTGTTTGTGCCTGATTTTTCAAAATTAAGTGTTAATTCTATATTAGATGCACTAGGACTTGCATTTTTTAGTATGTCTTTGGGTGTATGTGTGATTTTAACTTATGCAGCAAGTTTGCCCGATAAAACAAATTTTATAAGCAGTGCTTTAAATATTATCATTATTAATACTATCATTGGTTTGATGATGGGACTTATTGTGTTTACCTTTATTTTTGAATTTGGCGCTGATCCCACCCAACAAGGACCAGGGCTTATTTTTGTATCACTAACTACGCTTTTTGCAAAGTTAGGATTTTTAGGAAATATTTTAGCCATAGCCTTTTTTATTGCGTTATTTTTTGCAGGAATCACCTCGGCTATTTCTATGATAGAGCCTTTCACTTTTTATCTAATAAACCGTTATCAAATTTCAAGAAAGAAAGCTTTGATTTTTGTAGGTATGATAGTGTATTTTCTTGGAAGTTTGTCTATACTTTCTTTTTATCATGTAAGTGCACCAAGTTTAAATTTCTTTGGAAAAAGTTTTTTTGATATTTTAGACTTTTTCATACAAAATTTACTCATGCCAATTTCTGCATTGATTACTGCATTTTTTGTGGGATTTGTGATTAAAAAAGAAGCTTTACAAAAATTATTTCAGCCTTTTATGCGTGGTGTGTGTTTTGAAGTGTGGTATATCTTTTTAAGATATATTTCTCCTTTAGCAGTGATTTTAATCATGGCTAGACAGCTTTTATTCTAA
- a CDS encoding sodium-dependent transporter has product MNDKFSKIGFVLAVAGSAVGLGNAWKFPTLVGQNGGSAFVLLYLLLTLGVGFVIFLAELSIGKLSEKDPVNAYYTLAPKHKRAWSIVGFSLIGAILIVSFYSVIIGWIVKYAYFGFFPLPKSIEESGAIFGNLLSNDVLSQFVCFTFVFIVIFYVVSKGVKSGIEKLNVWMMPSLFILLILMLGYSFSMDGFSKASEFLFSPDFSKLGTGAFLSALGLACFSLSIGVGSIITYSASLSDKTNFITSTINIIIINIIIGIMMGLIVFTFIFEFNGDPAQEGPGLIFVSLMSLFSNIDPVGFLPLGNILAIAFFIALFFAGITSAVSMIEPLTFYLINSYNFTRKKALIFIAFIVYFLGSLCILSGIEWSKDSLEFFGKSFFDILDFIASNLMMPLGGLFGAIFVGFVLKKEALQTLFYPYMRGKYFECWYFFVRYISPLAVILIMVKQLFF; this is encoded by the coding sequence ATGAATGATAAATTTTCTAAAATAGGTTTTGTATTAGCAGTGGCAGGTTCAGCTGTTGGGCTTGGAAATGCTTGGAAATTTCCAACTTTAGTAGGGCAAAATGGAGGCTCAGCCTTTGTACTTTTGTATTTACTTTTGACTTTGGGTGTAGGTTTTGTGATATTTTTAGCAGAACTTAGTATAGGAAAACTTAGCGAAAAAGATCCTGTAAATGCTTATTATACTTTAGCACCAAAACATAAAAGAGCTTGGTCTATAGTTGGTTTTTCTTTAATAGGTGCTATTTTGATTGTTTCTTTTTATAGTGTGATTATAGGATGGATTGTGAAGTATGCTTATTTTGGATTTTTTCCTTTACCAAAAAGCATAGAAGAAAGTGGCGCTATTTTTGGAAATTTACTTTCCAATGATGTTTTATCTCAATTTGTATGTTTTACTTTTGTATTTATAGTGATTTTTTATGTAGTATCAAAAGGTGTTAAAAGTGGTATAGAAAAACTTAATGTTTGGATGATGCCAAGTTTATTTATACTACTTATTTTAATGCTTGGGTATTCTTTTAGCATGGATGGTTTTTCTAAGGCAAGTGAGTTTTTGTTTTCTCCGGACTTTTCTAAGCTTGGGACAGGGGCGTTTTTGAGTGCTTTAGGACTTGCTTGTTTTTCTTTATCGATTGGAGTGGGTTCAATTATAACTTATTCAGCAAGTTTATCCGATAAAACAAATTTTATTACAAGTACTATTAATATTATTATTATTAATATTATTATTGGTATTATGATGGGGCTTATTGTATTTACTTTCATATTTGAATTTAATGGAGATCCAGCTCAGGAAGGTCCAGGTTTGATTTTTGTATCTTTAATGAGTTTATTTTCAAATATTGATCCAGTTGGTTTTTTACCTTTGGGAAATATTTTGGCTATAGCCTTTTTTATAGCTTTATTTTTTGCAGGGATTACTTCAGCAGTTTCTATGATAGAACCTTTAACTTTTTACTTAATCAATTCTTATAATTTTACTCGCAAAAAAGCTTTAATTTTTATAGCATTCATTGTATATTTTTTGGGAAGTTTGTGTATTTTATCAGGAATTGAGTGGAGTAAAGATTCTTTAGAGTTTTTTGGAAAAAGCTTTTTTGATATATTAGATTTTATTGCTTCAAATTTAATGATGCCTTTGGGCGGGTTATTTGGTGCAATTTTTGTAGGTTTTGTGCTTAAAAAAGAAGCTTTACAAACTTTATTTTATCCTTATATGAGGGGTAAATATTTTGAATGTTGGTATTTTTTTGTAAGATATATTTCACCTTTAGCTGTGATTTTAATCATGGTAAAACAATTATTTTTTTAA
- a CDS encoding F0F1 ATP synthase subunit C, with translation MKKIVFLMLALSGFAFAAEGSMNQWLASFSILAAGLGLGVAALGGAIGMGNTAAATIAGTARNPGLGGKLMTTMFIALAMIEAQVIYALVIALIALYANPFQALVAA, from the coding sequence ATGAAAAAAATCGTATTTTTAATGCTAGCTTTAAGTGGTTTTGCATTCGCAGCTGAAGGTTCTATGAATCAATGGTTAGCTTCTTTTTCAATTTTAGCAGCAGGTTTAGGACTTGGTGTTGCAGCTTTAGGTGGTGCTATTGGTATGGGTAATACTGCAGCAGCAACTATAGCAGGTACTGCTAGAAACCCTGGTCTTGGTGGTAAATTAATGACTACTATGTTTATTGCTTTAGCGATGATTGAAGCTCAAGTTATTTATGCACTTGTTATTGCTCTTATTGCTCTTTATGCTAATCCATTCCAAGCATTAGTAGCAGCTTAA